One window of Rhodopirellula bahusiensis genomic DNA carries:
- a CDS encoding vWA domain-containing protein, with the protein MNPSEQVVYEFARASSLDGWWVWAAVVLGLAVAYSACIFYYKRDVGELRRPVRWTLIGLRLVAVTALVFLFFDLVRRTERRVTRPSEVIVMVDTSQSMSLPSGDSIEAVSRVERARELVAVSELVESFAKEHRTSVYLFDQATEPWLVQTKFEQEVATTGEQSLNEEAFAEPISPFVLFGGFCLAVSAIASLVAFAMGGLGIGNAKKNGKRLTKAAGAETPGSASAIGWSLLAAAITLVFGIVSIGGVYAVHTDRSLAQLIGLETAGEPDSAESQPAPSESDLDSDGDPESPTMKAVDWDEVIVAGGAQSRIGDALRSVLVDHDPTTLAGVIVITDGQNNGGATLSSALALARRGEVAVYPVGLGSSQPPTNIRVVDLEVPRRVYPGDKFVVASVLQATGTSALEVDVELVDALDTGEGSSSSDPGANAEQSATSLPGGVVLETQRVKLEPDATLTDIRFEIEPQTVGRRRLAVRVVAPAEDRNAADNMQTARYEVVARKLQVLAIAGGPTREYRFVRNLLFRDESVQLDVWLQTGMQGMSQDADELLARFPETAEELFDYDAVVMFDPDWSAIDSASLELLDRFLTQQAGGLVLVAGPVFHPKISGDRADPRSSQIGAFFPVNLATRGPLLGGGRQGGSESWPLKFTPESSQAEFLWVADSSEESFEIWQEFGGFYDYVGVKSAKPGAKVYAYFSDPTTEVSGSLPIFMASQFYGAGRVFFQGSGEVWRLRAGGDRYFDSYYTKLIRWVSEGRLLRDSNRGVLLVDSDRAMVGQNIALRAVLVDDQFQPLTEPFVTAKLLAPDGKIKDLKLTPAADSPRGGTYTGNFVVTKSGGYEIQLAVGDALDEQLLRQSVQVRLPTSELERPRRADDELLNLASTTRGEYVPVDETTPMSDVKATLSEAIVPQSQVTLLAGTPDSAFTLRRNAVLMWLIASVLTFEWVTRRLHRLA; encoded by the coding sequence ATGAATCCTTCTGAACAAGTTGTCTACGAATTCGCGAGAGCATCGAGCCTGGACGGTTGGTGGGTCTGGGCCGCGGTGGTTTTAGGATTGGCCGTCGCTTACTCGGCATGCATCTTTTACTACAAGCGTGACGTCGGAGAGCTGCGGCGTCCGGTGCGATGGACGTTGATTGGTCTGCGTTTGGTTGCGGTGACGGCGCTCGTGTTTCTGTTCTTCGATTTGGTTCGGCGGACTGAGCGACGAGTGACGCGACCCAGCGAAGTCATCGTGATGGTCGACACCAGCCAGAGTATGTCGTTGCCTTCGGGTGATTCGATCGAGGCCGTTTCTCGTGTCGAACGGGCCCGTGAGTTGGTCGCCGTTTCGGAACTGGTCGAATCGTTCGCGAAAGAACATCGAACGAGTGTCTATCTGTTCGATCAAGCGACCGAACCTTGGCTCGTGCAAACCAAGTTCGAACAAGAAGTCGCGACAACCGGTGAGCAATCATTGAATGAAGAAGCCTTTGCAGAACCGATCAGTCCGTTCGTGTTGTTTGGCGGTTTCTGCCTCGCTGTTTCCGCGATTGCATCCTTGGTCGCTTTCGCGATGGGGGGCCTCGGGATTGGCAATGCAAAAAAGAATGGCAAGCGATTGACCAAAGCCGCCGGGGCGGAGACTCCCGGTTCTGCGTCTGCGATCGGCTGGTCACTGTTGGCCGCAGCGATCACGTTGGTGTTTGGCATCGTTTCGATCGGCGGGGTCTACGCGGTGCACACGGACCGGTCTTTGGCTCAGTTGATTGGTTTGGAAACAGCCGGGGAGCCCGACTCGGCGGAGAGCCAACCGGCCCCGAGCGAATCCGATTTGGATTCCGATGGCGATCCTGAATCACCAACGATGAAGGCCGTTGATTGGGATGAAGTCATTGTCGCCGGCGGTGCACAAAGCCGGATCGGCGACGCGTTGCGATCTGTTTTGGTGGACCATGATCCGACGACTTTGGCGGGCGTGATCGTGATCACTGACGGTCAGAACAACGGCGGTGCGACATTGTCCTCGGCGTTGGCTTTGGCTCGTCGCGGCGAAGTCGCGGTCTATCCCGTGGGCCTGGGAAGCAGTCAGCCTCCGACGAACATTCGCGTGGTTGATTTGGAAGTCCCACGTCGTGTTTACCCCGGCGACAAGTTCGTTGTCGCTTCAGTGTTGCAAGCGACTGGCACCTCGGCGTTGGAAGTCGATGTGGAATTGGTGGACGCGCTCGACACGGGCGAAGGCAGCTCTTCCAGTGACCCTGGCGCAAACGCGGAACAGTCCGCGACCAGCTTGCCTGGCGGCGTGGTCTTGGAAACCCAGCGAGTGAAGTTGGAACCCGACGCGACGCTCACTGATATTCGTTTTGAAATTGAACCGCAAACCGTTGGACGACGACGCTTGGCCGTTCGCGTGGTCGCGCCGGCGGAGGATCGCAACGCTGCTGACAACATGCAAACGGCTCGCTATGAGGTTGTCGCTCGCAAGCTACAGGTATTGGCGATAGCCGGCGGGCCGACGCGTGAATATCGCTTCGTTCGCAACTTGTTGTTCCGCGATGAATCGGTGCAACTTGACGTGTGGTTGCAAACCGGGATGCAGGGCATGAGTCAGGATGCCGACGAGTTGTTGGCTCGTTTCCCCGAGACAGCCGAAGAGTTGTTTGACTACGACGCGGTGGTGATGTTCGACCCGGATTGGTCTGCGATTGATTCCGCTTCGCTTGAGTTATTGGATCGCTTTTTGACTCAGCAGGCCGGCGGTTTGGTCTTGGTCGCTGGTCCGGTTTTTCACCCAAAGATTTCAGGAGATCGGGCCGACCCACGCTCGAGCCAGATTGGTGCATTTTTTCCTGTGAACCTGGCAACGCGAGGTCCATTGCTGGGTGGTGGTCGACAGGGCGGTTCGGAATCTTGGCCGTTGAAATTCACGCCGGAATCCTCTCAAGCGGAGTTCCTGTGGGTGGCGGATTCATCGGAAGAGAGTTTTGAGATCTGGCAAGAGTTTGGCGGCTTCTACGATTACGTCGGTGTCAAAAGTGCAAAGCCCGGTGCGAAGGTCTACGCCTATTTCTCGGATCCAACGACGGAGGTCAGCGGCAGCTTGCCGATTTTCATGGCCAGCCAGTTTTATGGTGCCGGCCGAGTCTTCTTCCAAGGCAGCGGCGAAGTGTGGCGTTTGCGTGCTGGTGGTGATCGTTACTTCGACAGCTACTACACCAAACTGATTCGTTGGGTGAGCGAAGGTCGTTTGTTGAGAGACAGCAACCGCGGCGTGCTGTTGGTCGATTCAGACCGAGCCATGGTGGGGCAAAACATTGCGTTGCGAGCAGTCTTGGTCGACGATCAATTTCAACCGTTGACGGAGCCATTCGTGACCGCGAAATTGTTGGCTCCCGATGGAAAAATCAAGGATCTCAAGCTGACTCCCGCGGCGGACTCGCCTCGCGGTGGAACCTACACGGGCAACTTTGTTGTCACTAAGAGCGGCGGTTACGAAATTCAGTTGGCGGTGGGCGATGCTCTCGACGAACAATTGCTTCGCCAGAGTGTTCAAGTCCGATTGCCGACCAGCGAGCTTGAGCGTCCACGCCGGGCGGATGACGAGTTGTTGAATCTGGCGTCGACCACGCGGGGCGAGTACGTGCCGGTGGATGAGACGACTCCGATGAGCGACGTGAAAGCAACCTTGTCCGAAGCGATCGTGCCGCAATCGCAAGTCACCTTGTTGGCAGGAACACCCGATTCTGCTTTCACGCTTCGTCGCAACGCGGTGTTGATGTGGTTGATCGCATCGGTGCTGACATTCGAGTGGGTGACACGACGTTTGCATCGCTTAGCTTGA
- a CDS encoding NAD-dependent epimerase/dehydratase family protein yields the protein MSGELLFSLIITMTQSQRKILITGGAGNVGGSLACRLAESPDNEVVVVDNLVTGDRSKLPPVSAKNVRFIKADVNRMDDLSPIMTATRFDAVFHYAALVGVQRTLANPVAVLEDIDGIRNVLSLSKNTGVGRVFYASSSEVYGEPVEMPQHEQTTPLNSRLPYAIIKNLGESYFRSYHQEFGLQFNVFRFFNTYGPKQTTDFVVPKFIAAALAGEDIPVYGDGSQTRTFCFVDDNLDTTTRVLDDPSWACKTINIGSDIEMTIKSLAETVIEMTGSSSKVVHLPPLPEGDMTRRCPDITKMKKILGRELTPLHEGLEKLIDAAKKRTSSQVAVG from the coding sequence TTGTCCGGTGAGCTTCTCTTCTCTTTGATAATCACCATGACGCAGTCGCAACGAAAAATCTTGATCACCGGTGGCGCCGGCAACGTGGGCGGATCGCTGGCGTGCCGATTGGCCGAGTCTCCGGACAACGAAGTCGTCGTGGTGGACAACTTGGTGACGGGAGATCGATCGAAGTTGCCACCCGTGTCGGCGAAGAACGTTCGGTTCATCAAGGCCGATGTGAACCGGATGGACGATTTGTCGCCGATCATGACGGCGACTCGTTTTGATGCGGTCTTCCATTACGCGGCGTTGGTTGGCGTTCAGCGAACGTTGGCCAATCCGGTCGCGGTGTTGGAGGACATTGACGGAATCCGCAACGTGCTTTCGCTATCAAAAAACACGGGCGTTGGTCGCGTCTTTTACGCCAGCAGCAGCGAGGTGTATGGCGAGCCGGTGGAGATGCCTCAGCACGAACAGACGACGCCGCTGAATTCGCGATTGCCTTATGCGATCATCAAGAATCTGGGCGAGTCTTACTTCCGTTCGTATCACCAAGAGTTCGGGTTGCAGTTCAACGTCTTTCGATTCTTCAACACGTACGGGCCGAAGCAGACGACGGACTTCGTGGTTCCCAAGTTCATCGCCGCGGCTCTCGCTGGAGAGGATATCCCGGTTTATGGGGATGGGTCTCAGACACGAACGTTTTGTTTTGTGGATGACAACCTGGACACGACGACTCGTGTGTTGGATGACCCGAGTTGGGCATGCAAAACGATCAACATCGGCAGCGACATCGAGATGACGATCAAGTCGTTGGCGGAAACCGTGATTGAAATGACCGGCAGTTCATCCAAGGTCGTGCACTTGCCACCGCTTCCCGAAGGCGACATGACGCGACGTTGCCCGGACATCACCAAGATGAAAAAAATCCTGGGCCGCGAACTCACGCCGCTCCATGAGGGTCTAGAAAAGCTGATTGACGCCGCCAAAAAACGCACTTCTTCTCAGGTTGCAGTCGGGTGA
- a CDS encoding serine/threonine-protein kinase, which produces MTESQTIGGQAAARRLSLGATMPPAEVPGVRLQRFLGSGAFGQVWVGRDINTGRGVAVKFYLHRGGVNWSLLSREVKNLVQLSADRHVVQVLEVGWDADPPYYVMELIEGGSLEDMLVRRGRLPVAEAVDLFRKILIGLNHCHGKGVLHCDIKPANILLAADNEPRLADFGQSRMSHDQTPAMGTLFYMAPEQADLQSSPDARWDVYAAGAILFRMLAGSAPHRDQALLSQLDTAGSLPGRLARYREAIALAPPAAEQLSRRDVDRSLRKLMQHCLEVDPESRYSNVQQILDDLNVRDKTRSRRPLMLLGIVGPLLLLLATCFFGARSIDLATRTATKELRTEAFGSNQFAARLAAQTLETEIQRYFDLVHEEAQRETFETLLAELIQGETSAPVLQRIASSSTPVDALVREDALAARDILLEHPAQLRLDEYLSERLAQYRQPSEPGKPRQRLATMFVTDGAGTIMTIVYGKSVPRAQNSVGRNFAYRTYFTGRKDDYPSTIPMDSVSPLRHTHLSSAFQSTATKMWKVAISTPLWLEESGVVVSGRRETPDRDPDAVFVATINLGDFQLLQRSRSGNEADAANPSQVAVLVEAREGDLRGTVLQHPLMDQLREEGQNVSDKSYQVDGATMDRLLEGGDVDFRDPMASASSGNGFGGDWIAAMEPVTLPRPTQAAPAAGDGSDLDESLGSSSKPVASRVEQTDLLVLVQYRLSEVLGPVSELRRSLLFEGAFAILSILIMTLFLWWVVRRVTTQDERRAAKESQSPPPQQERIETMTLG; this is translated from the coding sequence ATGACCGAGTCGCAAACGATCGGTGGTCAGGCAGCCGCGCGTCGATTGTCACTTGGTGCGACGATGCCGCCCGCGGAAGTTCCCGGTGTGCGCCTGCAACGCTTTTTGGGTTCGGGAGCGTTTGGTCAGGTGTGGGTCGGACGTGATATCAACACCGGCCGCGGCGTGGCGGTGAAGTTCTACTTGCACCGAGGCGGTGTGAACTGGTCGTTGCTGTCCCGCGAAGTCAAAAACTTGGTTCAGTTGTCGGCCGATCGGCACGTCGTGCAGGTGCTGGAAGTCGGCTGGGACGCCGACCCGCCTTACTACGTGATGGAATTGATCGAAGGCGGGTCGCTGGAGGACATGCTGGTCCGCCGTGGGCGATTGCCGGTGGCTGAAGCGGTCGACTTGTTCCGCAAGATTCTGATTGGGCTGAATCATTGTCATGGGAAAGGCGTCCTGCACTGCGACATCAAACCCGCGAATATTTTGTTGGCGGCTGACAACGAACCACGTTTGGCCGACTTTGGACAGAGTCGAATGTCGCACGACCAGACTCCCGCGATGGGGACGCTGTTTTACATGGCGCCCGAACAAGCGGATTTGCAGTCGTCGCCTGATGCCCGGTGGGATGTTTACGCGGCGGGAGCTATCTTGTTTCGAATGTTGGCCGGGTCGGCGCCGCATCGCGATCAAGCGTTGTTGTCGCAATTGGATACTGCCGGATCTTTGCCGGGACGATTGGCTCGATACCGCGAGGCCATTGCTTTGGCACCGCCTGCGGCCGAACAGTTGTCGCGGCGTGATGTGGATCGATCACTGCGAAAGCTCATGCAGCATTGTTTGGAAGTGGATCCCGAATCTCGCTACAGCAACGTTCAGCAGATACTCGACGATCTGAACGTTCGCGATAAGACACGCTCGCGGCGCCCGCTGATGTTGTTGGGGATTGTCGGGCCGCTGTTGCTGTTGCTGGCCACGTGTTTCTTTGGTGCACGAAGCATCGATCTGGCGACACGGACGGCGACGAAGGAGCTTCGGACTGAAGCGTTTGGAAGCAACCAATTCGCGGCACGTTTGGCGGCACAAACGTTGGAGACCGAAATCCAGCGTTACTTTGACTTGGTGCACGAGGAGGCCCAGCGAGAAACGTTCGAAACATTGTTGGCGGAATTGATCCAGGGCGAAACGTCCGCGCCGGTGTTGCAGCGAATCGCTTCGTCGTCCACGCCCGTTGACGCGTTGGTTCGCGAAGACGCTCTCGCGGCACGAGACATTTTGTTGGAGCATCCGGCGCAGTTGCGACTGGATGAATATCTGTCCGAGCGGTTGGCGCAGTACCGCCAGCCATCAGAACCGGGAAAGCCTCGTCAGCGATTGGCGACGATGTTCGTGACCGATGGTGCCGGAACGATCATGACGATCGTCTACGGGAAATCGGTTCCGCGAGCGCAGAACAGTGTCGGTCGAAACTTCGCCTACCGGACTTACTTCACCGGGCGAAAGGACGATTATCCGTCGACGATTCCGATGGATTCGGTTTCGCCTCTCCGCCACACGCACTTGAGTTCGGCGTTTCAGAGCACGGCGACGAAGATGTGGAAGGTCGCCATCAGCACACCGCTTTGGTTGGAAGAAAGTGGCGTGGTGGTCAGCGGTCGTCGCGAAACTCCAGATCGAGATCCCGACGCGGTATTTGTTGCGACGATCAACCTTGGTGATTTTCAGTTGTTGCAACGGTCACGTTCTGGCAACGAAGCCGATGCGGCCAATCCCAGCCAAGTGGCCGTGCTGGTGGAAGCTCGCGAAGGCGATTTGCGAGGCACGGTGTTGCAGCATCCGTTGATGGATCAACTGCGAGAAGAAGGTCAGAACGTTTCGGACAAAAGCTACCAAGTCGACGGCGCGACGATGGATCGTTTGCTGGAAGGCGGTGATGTTGATTTTCGCGATCCGATGGCGAGCGCATCTTCGGGGAATGGTTTTGGTGGCGACTGGATCGCGGCGATGGAGCCGGTCACATTGCCACGGCCGACGCAAGCTGCGCCCGCTGCCGGTGACGGGAGCGATCTCGACGAGTCGCTCGGTTCATCGAGCAAGCCAGTCGCGTCGAGGGTGGAGCAAACCGATTTGCTCGTGTTGGTTCAGTATCGATTGTCGGAAGTGCTTGGTCCGGTCTCCGAGCTTCGGCGTTCGTTGTTGTTCGAAGGTGCGTTCGCGATTCTTTCGATTCTTATCATGACGCTGTTTCTCTGGTGGGTCGTTCGGCGTGTGACAACCCAAGACGAACGTCGCGCGGCCAAGGAATCTCAGTCACCGCCGCCGCAGCAGGAACGCATCGAGACGATGACGTTGGGGTAG